One part of the Chiroxiphia lanceolata isolate bChiLan1 chromosome 14, bChiLan1.pri, whole genome shotgun sequence genome encodes these proteins:
- the LOC116794106 gene encoding UAP56-interacting factor-like isoform X2 gives MEAAGPLPAPGPAEGPQPGAEEIDMSLDDIIKRHRKEQTDSSTLGDSRSQQVKNRSSAFGYGRPRYGAWKQRNLQGPNRFRRGFGQQQYNRRQFRNTLPGRKRRAAAAFNGVSPLNRQASAQEGNKNSSAFAKSSSGQQKDQAQPSPGPKRFRADAASTQTPGKRPFRLNRGPAFQQKRAQQWFSKARFQRGMDAQGEGKPPRMRRWQVKPSPGAILTVSVVNPQAGQSSGPGSKRPFLRSQRPPARVTKPQPKGVMLRFNFRAMANQTSLTLDERFSGLRNKRRFTAARSAGRTVTMP, from the exons ATGACATCATCAAGCGGCACAGGAAAGAGCAAACAGATTCCAGCACGTTGGGCGacagcaggagccagcaggtCAAGAACAGGAGTTCAGCCTTCGGGTACGGGCGGCCCCGTTACGGTGCCTGGAAGCAGAGGAATTTGCAAG GACCTAACCGTTTCAGAAGAGGGTTTGGACAGCAACAATACAATAGGAGACAATTCAGGAATACTTTGCCTGGTCGAAAgagaagagcagctgctgccttcaaTGGAGTGAGCCCTTTAAATCGCCAGGCATCAGCTCAGGAG GGCAACAAGAACAGCAGTGCTTTTGCTAAAAGCAGCAGCGGGCAGCAGAAGGACCAGGCACAACCATCTCCAGGCCCCAAGAGATTCAGAGCAGATGCTGCCAGCACCCAGACCCCagggaaaag GCCTTTCCGGCTAAACAGGGGACCAGCGTTCCAGCAGAAGCGGGCGCAGCAGTGGTTCTCCAAAGCCCGCTTCCAGAGAGGG ATGGATGCTCAAGGAGAAGGGAAACCGCCAAGGATGAGAAG GTGGCAAGTGAAACCCAGCCCGGGAGCAATTCTGACGGTTTCTGTGGTTAATCCCCAGGCGGGCCAGAGCAGCGG GCCTGGATCCAAGCGCCCGTTCCTGCGAAGCCAGAGACCCCCAGCACGGGTGACCAAGCCCCAGCCCAAGGGGGTGATGCTGAGATTCAACTTCCGTGCCATGGCCAACCAG ACCAGCCTGACGCTGGATGAGAGGTTCTCTGGTCTGAGGAATAAGAGGCGCTTTACAGCAGCCAGGAGCGCCGGACGGACAGTCACCATGCCTTAG
- the LOC116794106 gene encoding UAP56-interacting factor-like isoform X1, with the protein MEAAGPLPAPGPAEGPQPGAEEIDMSLDDIIKRHRKEQTDSSTLGDSRSQQVKNRSSAFGYGRPRYGAWKQRNLQGPNRFRRGFGQQQYNRRQFRNTLPGRKRRAAAAFNGVSPLNRQASAQEGNKNSSAFAKSSSGQQKDQAQPSPGPKRFRADAASTQTPGKRPFRLNRGPAFQQKRAQQWFSKARFQRGQMDAQGEGKPPRMRRWQVKPSPGAILTVSVVNPQAGQSSGPGSKRPFLRSQRPPARVTKPQPKGVMLRFNFRAMANQTSLTLDERFSGLRNKRRFTAARSAGRTVTMP; encoded by the exons ATGACATCATCAAGCGGCACAGGAAAGAGCAAACAGATTCCAGCACGTTGGGCGacagcaggagccagcaggtCAAGAACAGGAGTTCAGCCTTCGGGTACGGGCGGCCCCGTTACGGTGCCTGGAAGCAGAGGAATTTGCAAG GACCTAACCGTTTCAGAAGAGGGTTTGGACAGCAACAATACAATAGGAGACAATTCAGGAATACTTTGCCTGGTCGAAAgagaagagcagctgctgccttcaaTGGAGTGAGCCCTTTAAATCGCCAGGCATCAGCTCAGGAG GGCAACAAGAACAGCAGTGCTTTTGCTAAAAGCAGCAGCGGGCAGCAGAAGGACCAGGCACAACCATCTCCAGGCCCCAAGAGATTCAGAGCAGATGCTGCCAGCACCCAGACCCCagggaaaag GCCTTTCCGGCTAAACAGGGGACCAGCGTTCCAGCAGAAGCGGGCGCAGCAGTGGTTCTCCAAAGCCCGCTTCCAGAGAGGG CAGATGGATGCTCAAGGAGAAGGGAAACCGCCAAGGATGAGAAG GTGGCAAGTGAAACCCAGCCCGGGAGCAATTCTGACGGTTTCTGTGGTTAATCCCCAGGCGGGCCAGAGCAGCGG GCCTGGATCCAAGCGCCCGTTCCTGCGAAGCCAGAGACCCCCAGCACGGGTGACCAAGCCCCAGCCCAAGGGGGTGATGCTGAGATTCAACTTCCGTGCCATGGCCAACCAG ACCAGCCTGACGCTGGATGAGAGGTTCTCTGGTCTGAGGAATAAGAGGCGCTTTACAGCAGCCAGGAGCGCCGGACGGACAGTCACCATGCCTTAG